One Pelmatolapia mariae isolate MD_Pm_ZW linkage group LG1, Pm_UMD_F_2, whole genome shotgun sequence genomic window, cATAGATAGAAACCTTGTAGTTATTGGGCTGgactttgttttgctttcagaactgccttaattgtttgtggcatagattcatTAAATTActagaaacattcctcagagatttgggCAGATTGATATGATAGCAtaacacagttgctgcagatttgttggcagCACGTCCATGATGTGACTCTTCTGTTTTACCACATGCCAAAGGTTCTCTGtcggactgagatctggtgactgggGGAgctatttgagtacagtgaacttgtggtcatgttcaagaaattaGAGAACTGAaattatttgagctttgtgacatacGTTATCCTGCTGAAACAGCCATCAGAAGACAGGTACGCTGTAGTCATAAAGGTTGTCTGTggagtttaaatgatgctcagttagGACCAAGAGGTCCAGagagtgccaagaaaatattctCCACATCATTGCACCACCAGCACCACCCTAAACCTTTGGTAccaggcaggatggatccatgctaaACTTgcctgctgtttaaatgtggGCCTGTTGGTGCAGACAGTGGACAAAACATGAAAGCATAATGTTTAAAtaccaaatgaaatgaaatgtggGAAGAGAGGAAACAACCTTCATCACAGTGAATTATGTTGCGACAAAGAAGCTGTGATGTTACATCCAACAGAATTTGTTAACTAGTGTCTAAAATAACTTCTGAATTCAGCAGACTTTGTTCTTagaattgatttttttctttaaagaagtAGATTATTTTCTTGTCTAAAATGTAGTTTGCAGCCAAAATGATTGTGAACATTTTCAATAAATGACCcccaaaaataagaaaaacaacaaatcaatGATTGCTTAATCAGCATTTTATCAGGCGATTCTGCATCAAATAGTCAAACATGCATGAAATAGTTAAACACAACATTGAAACATGGATGACACGACTTATCTAGAGGTTAGATAAGCAATGCGGTGGTGAAAACAACCACTTCACTATGTGAGCATGAACACATGCTATGGTTTCCATTCACAGTAAAAACACAACCCGTTACTCTTTAAGACATAAGGAAAGATCAGCCTATAGTGATAGAAAAAGTCTGTATTAAAGGTTCCCTTGTCGCTAAACCCCAaatgtaaaaacacaataaGGCTCATTATCTTTcggtcaatcaatcaataacaaaacaccataAAATCAGTACAGCCGTGATACAGAGAAAAGATTTAAAGGGATATCCTGTTCtctacatttcccttttttcttgATCTCACACTCTGtaacaaaataaatgtgttcctctttaaaaaaaagcatgtttggtaaaatcaataaatgaacAAATAGATTAATCAAGAATGACAAAAAGTCCACTTGCATGTTGAAGTTTACCTGTGAAAGTGAAGGTGGATCTGTGGAAGgaatgtgagagagagaggagagagagagagaatacaaTAGCTGGCTATGATCCCAGTTAACTCCAGCTGCATCACTAAATACAGGGTTGAGTGTAAGAGAATCCAATCCCAGAAGGTAATTAGATGATCGTGGAGAGGCTGGGCCCCCCTTTCACCAAAAGATCATCTCAGTGGGGCTTTAAAGTAACAGGGATTAATATCTTGACTCTTAATCCAATACGTGAAGCAAAGACTACATGAAGAAAATATGATTTGAGTGGTCAAGTATTCTAGACATTGGGGGTATTCATGATGCGCAACAGCATGGATTCAAGTAGATTGTTAATGCCCCTTTAAATAACAAGTGTTCCACTATATTCAGTCATATCACGTGACACACATGTCAGGAACTTCACTGTTGCAACAACATTGGCTAGGATAGTCCACGCTGGTTATTTGGTCTTTAAAGAgccataaaaaaagaagaacaaaaaataattaGAAAGAGGATGTATAACAGGTATGATGAAATAACAGAAGAGAGACAGGAGatggaaaaaggaaagaaaaatcagagcATGGAGGTAGAGAGGAAGATTTTGACATCATGTGCAGCTACCAAAAGTGGTCTCTTAACATTGATTTTGCATTATTGCACTGCAATGGAACCACAGAGGAATGAcaatccacacacaaacacacccaaacCACTAAGCACACTTTTCACATacacagggaggaacaggggctttctttgcctttttaaTGAGATAGGAGAGGAAAGAGGAAGGATAGCCTGTcattaaaagaacattttaGTGTCTTTAAACCTGCACCTGGGATTACTTTGCAGCTATATATTTATCCCTACTACACCAAAGGACCGCAAATTTGGTCCTAGTTTCAAAAAAACATTGtaatttttcattaaaatgctTCAGATATTTTCAGTCATAGGTAGGTTCAGGttcatctgaaaatgtgtgTTGCACAAAGGCAGGTGAAGTCTAAAGCTTGTTCACTGGTCTGAGTTGTAGAGTTCAAGTAGTTGACAAGATCCACCTACTTCTGATTCTTCtgaatctgttttctgcatagTGAAGCCctgcatttacatgacttaAGGAGGATTTTATCCTTCAGCAGAAGTTGtgcaaaacaattaaaaaggcTACTAAAAATGCTgtacaatttaaaaagaaacttaAAACCCTCCACAACCTACAGTTTGGTATCTGACTTTATCCATACCCCGTTCCTCTTTATCTCATACTGACTGAACATCTTCTTGTAAGGCATTGGATAAATAGAGGGCAGCTGATTTAAAATCAATGGAGTCAGATGATGGATTACAGTGAGTTGACACGGAAATCCaagtaagaaacagcaggactgattttgttaaaaaaagaaaaaagagaaaaaaatccaattgAGGTGATGTACATGGGTCTCACACGCAGATAAAGACAAGGAGAGATTAAATCAGTGATGGTTTAACCTAACTAATAATGAACTACAATAAGTCTAGTTAGCAGATATTTCACTTAATTACTTAAGTATAATTTTTGATTGCCTTTTCTTTGTATCGTTttcaaaaatcaaacatttgaagGCCTAACCTGATAGATAACCACTGTTCTCCATCATCTGACTCCAGCTATGAAGGATAACAATTTTCCTTAATGTGCACCTCAGGCTGTGAGACACAAAGGAGAACTCATCAGCCTGATACCTGCGTCAGTTTCTGAAGGCTAGTGTGCATCACACCTAGATCAAGTTTCCAGAGTCACGCGGTTCACTAACATCTGATTAgcacgacacacacacaaacatacacacacacagaccactTAGTGTCTGTCCTTCTCTAGATTTGCAGAACCAGGCCGGCAGCTGAGACGTTGTCCCCTCCACCTGCAGTCTGATAAACCTCAGTGCACACCAGCACTGGTGCTACACAGATCTCATAGTCCTCTTCACTCCAACAGCTGACAGGCCTGGTCTCCTGTAAAGGGATACGCTGGCTTCCCTCCTGTCGGCTAACGGAGAAAGAGTCGTCCATTATGAGCCTCGCCTTGCTGGGATCAATGTCATTAGAGCCACAGACATGGCGGTTAGCTGTGAGCGAAGCCTTGGCAGTGGCTGACATGGTGTTCTTCCACTTGGAGCCACGAGTCACAATCATGGCTTGAAAGGCCAGCGTGTGGACATGGAGTCGGGTCAGTGGTTTGCCTGTAGCTCGGGCACCATTTGCCCAACTTTCTGCACTGGCTTCCTTGTCGCGTTGGTTCAAAATGCGATAGACCTCCCTCATCTGGTCAAGAACAGTAGCTACACGAGGGTTTGGGTCTGACAATACGGTGATGTTGGAGCCTTTGAGCGAGCTAAGCAGGTTTGGAAGTTCCTGCTCATTCATCCCCAAAGAGTCCGCCTGGAAAAGCAGAATTAAGGTAACTCGTTAAAACCGATTTTActacttttacattttcatcAGGTCTGCACATGTGTGCTGGCTGTTTTGTTATGCTGAGTGGAATAAACTACAGCCTTTGTGTTGACTGCACAAAGAAAACCATGGCTTTGAGCTCTAGCCACAACAATATTCAATAAttggcaaaaaataaataattgcagTCCATTATGTGTTTACAGTATTGAAGAGGTTTGATTATGGGGCAAACTTTGCACCTTTGAAAGCAGCAGAGCATGGCTTTACATCGCATTTCTTCAAAATATAATTATGCAAAACTGGAAAGCAAATACAGCTCCTACTGAGTCAGCCTGCTTTGCTTTGAGTTTAACTAAGCAAATCTTCCTGGCATCCATCCTTTTTCCCACAGCTGACTCATTCTGTTTCTGTACATAAACATTTTACTTCTTCAGTGTTGGTGATATCATTTTGCTCTCTCATCTTACTGAAGTACTCATTGATCAGTCAAACATACATGGGGAATGACGTAGTGGAGCAGGTCTTCCATGATGCTCTCTTCCACGAAACTTGCCATTTCAAAATGAATTCCAATTTGAGGGGATGAGGAGGAAAGCAGGTGTCCCAGACGGGAGAGGAGGGCTTCTCTCTCACCTGAAATGATCCAAAATAGGTGAAAGATTAAAGAAGAGTTGTAGACGTTGTCAGGCAGATCGCagggtgtaaaaaaaaaaaatttaaaaaaaaaaaaaaaagagagagagagaagagaaaaggtACAGTGACGTTAAAGGAAGGAGCAACTCAACAGGAAAGACAAAAGGGTAatgaaaagagtggaaaaacAGCAGAGACATGGGGAAAAACAACAGACCAGAAGACAAAGGTACTGTCAGATCAAATAACACACAGCTGATCTGCTGTGCAAACAGCCTGGCTCAGAGGGGAAAGCTGGTTATGAGCCTATGATACCAcctctgtgttttgttcttcttttgacATCAGTCCTTACATACAGCTGCACCAAATGTGGCCAAAGTCCAGCCAAGTTCAAGTGTCACTGGTCAGTATGCTTAACTATGCTTAAAGCCCTGAGCTTTCATAGACACTACCTGACAAAGGTGCATGGGATCATATATCCACGAGCTCCTGATTACAAACCCTCAACAATTTGCGTCACTGTGAGAATAGCTCCAGGTAACAGTGATACACAGCTAGCCAGTGGCCATCTCGTGTCCTGCCTCTAGCTCTACTCAGACACCACCCTCATGTAAACAAATTTGAGCATTTCCAGTGGTGAGAGTTGACAAGCTCAACTCCAGACAATGACCCAAATTATCTACCAACTTTGTCCAGAGTTCATATTTAAGGTGAAACCTCTTTCCTTTTGATAACTACAATTAGTAGAATTTTACTCTCCAGGTGATATGAGAGAGTAACGCTAACCTCAAACTGCTTTCGTTAAGCCAGGATAATACGTTCAACGTCAGCAAGCCCAACTGTGCATCAGAAAGAAGGGAACACCTTTCTTACCGGACCGGAAAGGGAAGTTGTCCATCATTTGGAGCCCTCCCACCACCAGTAGGTCAGGTTTGAAGTCTATAAGTTTCTGAGCAAACTCCTCCATAGACGACAGGTAGGGGTTATTGGCATCGCTGTGAATGATGTATCTAcagagcacaaacacacaaacaaagtgaACAACTATCACCTCAGAGCACCGTGTACACACGCACTCCACGCTTCTGATGCATCTGTATGACACCTACCTATTGGCTCTACGAGAGGTATAGCGCCCCCAGCGGGCACCAGACGGATACTCCAGAATCAGATGAATGTCTGGCTCATCTATCACTTTACCTGCCACTGAGGAGATAAAAggaatatcacaaagtacataaaaatgacaaaacggATATTTCATTGAAAGTAAAATGGATGTATCAGTTTGTGTTAATTCGAGTACCTGTAATGTGCTGCGACAGGACATCAGTAAAATCGGTGCTGAAAGTTCCCCCTAGCAACACATCACAACCCTCGGTTGCCATGCGACTAGCCATTACTGGAGCATTGCCGCCTACTGACCATCTGTTTCCAGGTAAGTCACGGGCCTCCTCGACCAGCTCGCTAAAGAGGGTTTCATTTAGCATAAAACGCCTGTGGGAGAAGAAAAAACtttggtttaaactgtgaaagtGAAAACTGACATTACTGTGATTTATGGTgcttaaattacatttttaattaactttccacagattgaaaaaaaacaacaacaacagcatctGCCACTAATATGATCGCTTAACTTCTTTCAACAATGTTGTCTACAAACATCATAGTCCACAGAGACTCCTCTTTAATTTTTGTCAATCTGTTCCTTCACCACTGCAAATAACAAGAGACTCAGAGGCGATACCTGATATAACCCCCCACCCTGAACTACTGCACACCTCACACCACTGTCTCACTGTCCTGTCCTGCATATTTAtatgtcctgcaccaccctgGGTTAAGagactgaaccccaagttgctctacGATGATttcatcggagtatgaatgtgtttaTGAGTGTGCTTTGATTGTTCCAGTGCTAGCAAAGctctatataagaaccagtctattTACCATTTACCCTCACATACGTCTCTTGGCACCCTATCATATCCTTTCTATAGATCCCAAAAGTCATAGAGAAACCCATTCTGACCTTCTCTATACTTTTCCATCAACACTCTCAAACATCACATCTTCAGTGCTCCCTGTCAATATGTGACGATActgctgctgtctgatcatCACCATCTTAACCCAGTTTCAACAACTCTTTCTCATAGCTTCATTGTATGGCTCATCAGCTTTATCCCTCTGTAGTTGCTACAGCTTTACACATCACCCAAGTTCTTGAAGACTGGTATCGTTCCACTGCCATCTCTCCTCGACATCTCCATACCTCCACAAGTGTTTTATCTGGACCAACCGCCTTTCctctcttcatcctcttcaaAGGTGCCCTCACTTCTTCCTTACTAATCCTTTGCAATTCCCCACACACTCTTgctgtcctctctctctgctccttaAAGTACTCTTTCAGTCTTCAACACACTCTCTTCAGTCATTAGTACATTTCTAACTCTATCCTTCACAATCCTGAAACAGTGCACATCCTTTCCACCTGGATCTTTTCCTTTCCACCTCCTATGCCACCTCTCTCTTTCTAAACACCTAGACTCCCAGTACTCCCACTGCATTGCAGCAGTGGGAGACGAAGGCTGAAATATATTACTTCTATGTCCATCCTTTTGAGCATTAAAAGTGGGGTGATCATAAAGAAAAGTGTAGTATTACTCTCACTAAACATACAATATGATCACCCTCAGGATGCCAGAATGCTGGATATCAGAATGAAACAGCATGAGGACTTGGCTTGGTTGCCAGATAATTGCATCTCATTCTTGCTTATCAGTTAACGCTCACACAGCAGCTTTTTTATAGCCTGAAGtcacaaatacaaatacttgttaaaacatttttttgaaatgCACATCTCCACTGATAGGTAGAACAAACAGGAGTAATAACAAAGCACCCTTTCAAAATAAGCATCTTTATCCAgataaaaaacaattttctctTGTTCTTTGA contains:
- the adpgk2 gene encoding ADP-dependent glucokinase isoform X2; amino-acid sequence: MTLKNAVLDDRLDTVLSSLLRAERKVGMNNVARPRVAIGFGGCVDLIVDGVSLLNKTGIQPTDQPLHHDYLENVEQLAQSFAYFFAPGAAAERFMLNETLFSELVEEARDLPGNRWSVGGNAPVMASRMATEGCDVLLGGTFSTDFTDVLSQHITVAGKVIDEPDIHLILEYPSGARWGRYTSRRANRYIIHSDANNPYLSSMEEFAQKLIDFKPDLLVVGGLQMMDNFPFRSGEREALLSRLGHLLSSSSPQIGIHFEMASFVEESIMEDLLHYVIPHADSLGMNEQELPNLLSSLKGSNITVLSDPNPRVATVLDQMREVYRILNQRDKEASAESWANGARATGKPLTRLHVHTLAFQAMIVTRGSKWKNTMSATAKASLTANRHVCGSNDIDPSKARLIMDDSFSVSRQEGSQRIPLQETRPVSCWSEEDYEICVAPVLVCTEVYQTAGGGDNVSAAGLVLQI
- the adpgk2 gene encoding ADP-dependent glucokinase isoform X1, which translates into the protein MEAGGRVPWVKYGSVVSLFVVVLALWFRSPQNAVLDDRLDTVLSSLLRAERKVGMNNVARPRVAIGFGGCVDLIVDGVSLLNKTGIQPTDQPLHHDYLENVEQLAQSFAYFFAPGAAAERFMLNETLFSELVEEARDLPGNRWSVGGNAPVMASRMATEGCDVLLGGTFSTDFTDVLSQHITVAGKVIDEPDIHLILEYPSGARWGRYTSRRANRYIIHSDANNPYLSSMEEFAQKLIDFKPDLLVVGGLQMMDNFPFRSGEREALLSRLGHLLSSSSPQIGIHFEMASFVEESIMEDLLHYVIPHADSLGMNEQELPNLLSSLKGSNITVLSDPNPRVATVLDQMREVYRILNQRDKEASAESWANGARATGKPLTRLHVHTLAFQAMIVTRGSKWKNTMSATAKASLTANRHVCGSNDIDPSKARLIMDDSFSVSRQEGSQRIPLQETRPVSCWSEEDYEICVAPVLVCTEVYQTAGGGDNVSAAGLVLQI